In Desulfomicrobium escambiense DSM 10707, the DNA window GAGATGGCCAAGGAGGCCTCCTACGCCACGGTCATCTCCCACCGTTCCGGCGAGACCGAGGACAGTTTCATCGCCGATCTGGCCGTGGCCGTGAACGCCGGGCAGATCAAGACCGGCTCCCTGTGCCGCTCGGACCGCATGGCCAAGTACAACCAGCTCCTGCGCATCGAGGAGGACCTCGACTCCCAGGGAGTGTACTTCGGACCGGCCATGGCCGCCAACTGGTTCGACGAGGAAGAGTAACCGAAAGGGCGCACCGAGGTGCGCCTTTTTTCATCAGCAGAGGACACCATGCGCATCATCGACGGAAAAAAGACGGCCGCCATCATCCGTCAGGAACTGAAAGACCAGGTCGGGGTCCTGGCCGCCCGGCACGGCAGGGCCCCTGGGCTGGCTGTGATCCTGGTGGGCGACAATCCGGCCTCGCAGGTCTATGTCCGCAACAAGGAGCGCGCCTGCGCCGACGTCGGCATCATCTCCAAGGGCTTCCGCCTGCCGGCGGACATCCCCCAGGAGCAGCTCGAAGACACCATCACCTTCCTGAACTCCGACCCGGCCATCGACGGCATCCTGCTGCAGCTGCCGCTGCCCAAGGGGCTGGACAGCCAGCGCTGCCTGGACCTCATCGACCCGTCCAAGGACGTCGACGGCTTCCACCCGGTGAACATGGGCCGCCTGGCCCTTGGGCTGCCGTGCCTGCGCTCCTGCACCCCGGCCGGCATCATGACCCTGCTTGACCGCCACGGCATCGACGTGGCCGGCAAGAAAGCCGTGGTCATCGGCCGCAGCAACATCGTCGGCAAGCCCCTGGCGCTCATGCTCCTGCAGAAGAACGCCACGGTCACGGTCTGCCATTCCCGGACCAGGGACATCGCCGAGGAGGTCCGCACCGCCGACATCGTGCTGGCCGCCGTGGGCATCCCCAAGTTCGTGACCGCGGACATGGTCAAGCCGGGGGCCGTGGTCATCGACGTGGGCATCAACCGCACGGAGCTCGGCCTGGTCGGCGACTGCGACTTCGCGGGTCTGCAGGACACGGCCTCGGCCATGACCCCGGTGCCGGGCGGCGTCGGCCCCATGACCATCGCCCAGCTGCTGGTCAACACCCTCGAAGCCTACGTCGAACACGTGGGCTGACGGCAACAAAAAAGGGGGCTTTGGCCCCCTCTTCATGACCGCTTTCGGCGCGGCACCTATTCGATGATGACCCCGGCATAGCCCACCACCCTCGACATGTCCCCGTTGACGTCGCCCGACGTGGCGTAGGCCACGAGCTCGGCCTTCTTGGCGCCAAGGATGTTGGCCAGGTGCATGCCCATGGTCATGGGCAGCACGCCGCACATGGAGATGTTGTCCTCGCGCACCGTGCCGTAGAAGCCCATGGGGTCCAGGGCCAGGATGCGGTCCAGGGCCTTCTGGTCCACGATGCGGGTCACGGCGTCCGAGGCGAAGTGGTTCATGTCCGAGCTGACGACCACGGACACGTCGCGGCCCTGGGCGTTCAGGACCTCCGCGATCTTGGAGGCCGCCCCGGCGAGCTTGTGGGGACGCGGGTCGCCCACGGCGATGGGCACGATGCGCATGTCGGGGTTCTTGGCCCACAGGAAGGGCAGGACTACTTCCAGGGAATGCTCCTGCAGATGGGCGACGCGGTCGGCAGTCAGGGCCGGCTCCGCAGCCAGGATGGCCGCAACCAGCTCGGCGTCGACCTCCAGGCTCGCTCCGGGCAGATGCCACTTCCCGTCGGGCCACACGGCCAGGGGCGCGCCCATGCCGGTGTGGTTGGGCCCCA includes these proteins:
- the amrB gene encoding AmmeMemoRadiSam system protein B, producing MSIDREPVVAGQFYAGRHDQWLASVRSCMRGETEREAVTRLAMVPHAGHVFSGGVAGQTLARARLTDTVLLLGPNHTGMGAPLAVWPDGKWHLPGASLEVDAELVAAILAAEPALTADRVAHLQEHSLEVVLPFLWAKNPDMRIVPIAVGDPRPHKLAGAASKIAEVLNAQGRDVSVVVSSDMNHFASDAVTRIVDQKALDRILALDPMGFYGTVREDNISMCGVLPMTMGMHLANILGAKKAELVAYATSGDVNGDMSRVVGYAGVIIE
- the folD gene encoding bifunctional methylenetetrahydrofolate dehydrogenase/methenyltetrahydrofolate cyclohydrolase FolD → MRIIDGKKTAAIIRQELKDQVGVLAARHGRAPGLAVILVGDNPASQVYVRNKERACADVGIISKGFRLPADIPQEQLEDTITFLNSDPAIDGILLQLPLPKGLDSQRCLDLIDPSKDVDGFHPVNMGRLALGLPCLRSCTPAGIMTLLDRHGIDVAGKKAVVIGRSNIVGKPLALMLLQKNATVTVCHSRTRDIAEEVRTADIVLAAVGIPKFVTADMVKPGAVVIDVGINRTELGLVGDCDFAGLQDTASAMTPVPGGVGPMTIAQLLVNTLEAYVEHVG